In Pyrus communis chromosome 1, drPyrComm1.1, whole genome shotgun sequence, the following are encoded in one genomic region:
- the LOC137739833 gene encoding V-type proton ATPase subunit c''2-like, protein MSGAAIAVGYSSSWARALVQISPYTFSAIGIAVAIGVSVLGAAWGIYITGSSLIGAAVKAPRITSKNLISVIFCEAVAIYGVIVAIILQTKLENVPTSKMHAPESLRAGYAIFASGIIVGFANLVCGLCVGIIGSSCALSDAQNSSLFVKILVIEIFGSALGLFGVIVGIIMSAQATWPSK, encoded by the exons ATGTCAGGTGCAGCAATAGCGGTGGGTTACTCGAGCTCCTGGGCACGTGCCCTTGTCCAGATCTCTCCCTACACATTCTCCGCTATCGGTATCGCCGTCGCCATCGGCGTCTCCGTCCTCGGTGCCGCCTG GGGGATTTATATTACTGGGAGCAGTTTGATCGGTGCAGCAGTCAAGGCCCCTCGTATCACTTCTAAGAATCTCATTAG TGTTATTTTTTGTGAAGCTGTTGCTATATATGGTGTTATTGTTGCAATTATTCTACAAACAAAGTTGGAGAATGTTCCAACATCAAAGATGCATGCACCTGAGTCTCTTAGAGCTGGATATGCAATCTTCGCCTCTGGGATAATCGTGGGCTTTGCAAACCTTGTCTGCGG GTTATGCGTGGGAATTATTGGAAGCAGCTGCGCATTATCCGATGCCCAAAACTCCTCACTTTTCGTGAAGATCCTTGTGATCGAAATCTTTGGCAGCGCACTTGGATTGTTTGGAGTGATTGTGGGAATCATAATGTCAGCTCAAGCTACATGGCCTTCGAAATGA
- the LOC137739826 gene encoding uncharacterized protein, which translates to MERDRARERRREMSLKKKPKAVIVGGSIAGVSCAHSLILAGWDVLVVEKSYAPPTGSPTGAGLGLDPLSLRLIQSWIKDPDLLHKATLPLTIDQNDAIDGENKVKWTLTRDEDFNCRAAHWADLHALLYNALPPNLFLWGHHFLSFSISSDKSSVIVKASSHRTNEIIEIVGDLLVAADGCLSSICHSFVPDHKLRYSGYCAWRGVLDFTGNESSETLTGIRKEYPELGKCLYFGLGSGTHTVLYELLNRRLNWIWYVHQPEPDLKHNSMTMKASSDMIQSMHQEAEKMWLPEFVRVIKETKEPFINAIYDSDPLEQIYRDNVVLVGDAAHPTTPHALRSTTMSVVDAAVLGQCLKKWGAEDLQSALEEYQSIRLPVVSKQVLHARRMGRIKQGLVLPDRQLFNPKIANPEECQELQQKFMPFFRDVPPILL; encoded by the exons ATGGAGAGAGATAGAGCGagggagaggaggagagagatgagTCTGAAGAAAAAACCCAAGGCAGTAATTGTGGGAGGGAGCATAGCAGGGGTATCATGCGCCCACTCGCTCATATTAGCGGGGTGGGATGTTTTGGTGGTGGAGAAATCATATGCTCCCCCAACTGGAAGCCCAACTGGGGCTGGACTTGGCCttgaccctctctctctcagactCATCCAGTCATGGATTAAAGACCCTGACCTTCTCCACAAGGCCACTCTGCCGCTTACAATTGATCAG AATGATGCAATTGATGGTGAGAATAAGGTGAAATGGACGCTGACTAGAGACGAGGACTTCAACTGCAGAGCAGCACATTGGGCTGACCTGCATGCCCTTCTGTACAATGCACTACCACCAAACCTGTTTCTTTGGGGTCACCATTTCCTATCTTTCTCCATTTCCAGTGACAAGTCTTCGGTTATAGTGAAGGCTTCATCCCATCGGACCAATGAAATCATCGAAATCGTCGGTGATTTGCTCGTTGCGGCGGATGGATGTCTCTCTTCGATCTGCCACAGTTTTGTCCCTGACCATAAACTGAG GTATTCGGGTTACTGCGCATGGAGAGGGGTGCTTGATTTTACTGGAAATGAGAGTTCAGAAACCTTAACCGGCATCCGAAAGGAATACCCTGAGCTTGGGAAATGTTTGTACTTTGGCTTAGGTTCTGGGACGCACACCGTGCTATACGAGCTTCTGAACCGAAGGCTGAATTGGATTTGGTATGTCCACCAACCTGAGCCTGATCTGAAGCATAACTCGATGACCATGAAAGCGAGCAGCGACATGATCCAGAGTATGCACCAAGAAGCAGAGAAAATGTGGCTTCCAGAGTTTGTGAGAGTgatcaaagaaacaaaagagcCTTTCATCAATGCCATATATGACAGTGATCCTTTAGAACAAATCTACAGGGACAATGTTGTACTAGTTGGAGATGCAGCTCACCCCACAACTCCTCATGCCCTAAGAAGCACGACAATGTCGGTAGTAGATGCTGCGGTGCTAGGGCAATGCTTGAAGAAGTGGGGAGCAGAAGATTTGCAATCAGCTCTCGAAGAATATCAGTCAATTCGGTTACCAGTCGTGTCCAAACAAGTCCTGCACGCAAGGAGAATGGGTCGGATTAAACAAGGCCTTGTTCTTCCTGATAGACAGCTTTTCAACCCCAAGATTGCTAATCCAGAGGAGTGCCAAGAGCTGCAGCAGAAATTCATGCCCTTTTTCAGGGATGTTCCACCCATACTACTTTAA